A genomic region of Lytechinus pictus isolate F3 Inbred chromosome 2, Lp3.0, whole genome shotgun sequence contains the following coding sequences:
- the LOC129254391 gene encoding DNA polymerase delta subunit 4-like has translation MSSKAVSQQLITDQFSQQKSGRILEKSKGKSKQNVAVRSPAASPRKSERTIEVESAEDLIRKTNLNTLREFDLDWRYGPCTGITRLERWERAESHGHNPSPNIKDLILEYEDDEEFVQNIWSGYPL, from the exons ATGTCGAGCAAGGCAGTATCACAACAGCTAATCACTGATCAATTCAGTCAGCAAAAATCAGGACGCATTCTTGAGAAGTCAAAGGGGAAAAGCAAGCAAAATGTAGCTGTTCGAAGCCCCGCAGCAAGCCCGAGGAAATCAGAGAGAACCATCGAAG tTGAGAGTGCTGAAGATCTTATCAGAAAGACAAATCTAAACACACTCCGGGAATTTGATCTGGATTGGAGATATGGACCTTGTACGG GAATCACTCGTTTGGAGAGATGGGAAAGAGCCGAGAGCCATGGTCATAATCCTTCACCTAATATCAAAGATCTCATTTTAGAatatgaagatgatgaggagTTTGTCCAAAA cATCTGGTCTGGATACCCTCTATGA